ATTTGAATGCTGCTACCAATCCGATTCCGCCCTCCGTTCTTGGCTCAAAAGAAATTGCCGCTTTGGGCAAAGCGAGCCGGAATGGTTTGATTAAATTACCCAGACGGAACGGTATTGCAGGTCAAACTACAGATGGCGGTGCATTCAACCTAGATACCACCAATGAAGCCACAGCCCTGGCAGGTTATCAAGGTAAGAAGCTGTCCAACTTCTATACCAGCCAAGGGGCTGTCCTCGTGGATGCCTTCTTAGCTGCCAACCTCCTTGGCGGAACTCCCACCGCACGTCCCGAAGATATCGAAGTTCATCCTCGCACCAAGGATGTATTTATTGCCTACACGGATGGTGCAGCCGGAAGCGATGGCTACCCCGATTCTCGAATCTTTGTGGTTTCTAAGTACAGCCCTGCCGTCAACGCCGGACAACCTTCGGGCGAACTGTTCAAAATTATGGAAAACAGCTCGGATGGCACGGGTACAACTTTCCGCTGGCAGCGATTTGCTAAAGGTGGGGAAGCGGCAGCAGAACCGGGTTCGGGTTTTGCCAATGTGGATAATTTGGCATTTGACCCCCAAGGAAATATTTGGGGTGTTACAGATATGTCTACTAGCGCTCACAATGGTTTTGATGTTGGTGCTGCCGCAACGCCATTAGCGATAGACCACAGGGTCGTGGGTTCTAACTCTCCTAGTGTGGATGATTCTAATCTCAATGTTCAAACTTCTAACCTGATTGGGGTTTTTGGCAATAACTGGCTCTTTTTCATTCCCACCACTGGCCCGGATGCTGGAGAAATCGTCCCCTTTGCCTACGGTCCTCCACGTTGCGAGTTGACAGGGCCTACTTTTATCGGGGATACGCTGATTATTTCGGTGCAGCACCCTGGTGAAGATTGCCCGTTCAATCCTCAGCAAACTCTAAGCCGAACGATTGAGATGCTGGACTTAAATGGCACTCTCTTTAACCAACAACGCACGGTTCCGCGTGGTAGTAATTGGCCTAGCAATATTGAGGGAAATCCTCAAGGACCACCGCGTCCTTCAGTGATTGGCATTCAACGCAAGCAGTCAAATGGCACGTTTGTTTAACTTATATCTTCCACCAGGCGGTAGAAACCGCCGCTACACAAACGAAACCTGCCTACGCAGGTTACAAAACTCTTGATTTTCGGTTAGTACGCTCCGGCGGACTTGGTTTATGTAGCCCCAGAATTCTATTCTGGGGGCTTGGTGCAAGATATCAGTTTAATTAGATCGGCGTAAGTCCCCCACGCTCATTTGGTACTCCGAATCAATGGCGGGATATAAGGCGGGTGGTGACGATTGTATTTTTTGCCAATGCCGTGAGGCGAGGAAAAAGATGCACGAGGAATCACCCATTATTTTATTTGATTGAACTACTTTGCCACAATATTGATTGATGGTAAAGTATTTTTGCCAAGGAGGTGATGCTGAGTGTTACACAAAGCGGTCCTTGTCCGTTTATATCCAACCAAAGAACAAGAAATACTATTAGCGCAAACATTTGGATGTTCGCGTTGGTGGTGGAACTATGCTCTGAATAAATCTATTGAGACTTACAAGGAGACGGGTAAAGGACTTGGACGTGCAGCACTCAACGCATTTCTTCCAACACTCAAAAAGGCTGAAGATACAGCTTGGTTAGCTGAGTGTTACAGCCAAGTTTTACAGGCGGCAACGCTTAATCTAACCACAGCGTACAAAAACTTTTTTGAGAAACGTGCGGGGTTTCCTCAGTTCAAATTCAAGCATGGCAAACAGTCAGTTCAGTATCCTCAAAACGTCAAAATTGTAGACAGCAATATCAAGCTCCCCGGCAACATCGGGATAGTTAAAGCCAAAATACATAGACAAATTGAGGGGAGAATCAAGACGGTTACTGTGAGCAAAACACCATCAGGGAAATACTTCGCGTCTATCCTGACTGAAGTTGCAGGCGAGAAACCACCTACAGCGGAAGGTAAAATTTACGGAGTTGACTTAGGATTGAAACATTTCGCTATTGTTACTGACGGCGAGAAGGTTTCTAAGTACGATAATCCTAAACACCTCGCCAAACATGAGAAAAACCTGAAATGCAAGCAACAAAAACTAGCCCGTAAACGAAAAGGGAGTAATTCAAGACACAAGTATAGAAAAGTTGTCGCCAAAGTGTACGAGCGAATTACTAATTCGCGGCAAGATTTCCTACATAAACTTAGCCATAAGTTGGTCAGCGATAGCCAAGCTATCATCGTAGAGGATCTTCATGTTAAAGGCATGGTACGCAATCATAAATTGGCGAAAGCAATCTCTGATGTTGGGTGGGGAACATTCACCAACTTTTTAGCCTACAAGCTAGAACGCAAAGGCGGAAAGTTGATTGAGATTGATAGATGGTTCCCTAGTTCCAAACTTTGTTCTAATTGTTTCAATCAAATAGGTGAGATGTCGTTGGAGGTGAGGGAATGGACTTGTCCTCACTGCAATACTCATCATGACCGTGATGGAAACGCAGCGATAAATATTAGAGCAGAGGGGATCAGAATGCTAAAGGCGGAAGGTTCAGCCGTTTCTGCTGTAGGAGGGGAGATAAGACCAAGGTTAGGGCGAAAGTCCAAGCTGCGGCACTCCCCTGTGATTACAGAAGCCCACGCTGACTTGGAGTTCCAAGTCAGCGTGGGTAGTTCACGCGCCTAACATTTGCAACTGATACAAACTGGCGTACAATCCGCCTTGGCGCAACAATTGATCGTGGCTGCCCGACTCTACCAGTTGCCCTCGCTTCAGCACCAAAATCCGGTCTACATTGCGGATGGTTGAGAGACGGTGCGCGATGATAATGGCGGTGCGTCCCTCCAGCAATTTGTCGAGGGCATCTTGAATTAAGGCTTCTGTACCTACGTCTAGACTGGCTGTTGCTTCATCTAGCACTAAAATACGGGGATTGCGGATAGCGGCACGGGCAAATGCTAAGAGTTGCTTTTGTCCGCTGGAGATATTAGTGCCTCGTTCTCTAAGTTGGGTATCGTAGCCTTGAGGCAGTTGTTCGATAAAACTGGCAACATTGGTTTTTTCGGCGGCTTGTCGAATTTCTTCAAAGGAGTAAGTATCTCCTAGAGTAATGTTGCTCTTCACGTCACCGGCAAACAGAAAGCCATCTTGAAGGATGACGCCTAGGTGTTCCCGCAGTTCTCTTTGGGGTAAGTCCCGGACATTGACACCATCGAGGAAAATGCGACCTTCGGTGGTTTCGTAAAGGCGACACAGCAGGCGAATAATCGAACTTTTACCGGCACCTGTGGGGCCAACGAGAGCGACTTTTTCGCCGGGATGGATGGTGAAGTTTAGGTCTTTGAGGACGTATTCATCATTTTTGTAGGCAAAGGAGACATTTTCAAAGCGAATTTCACCTTTGGCGGTTGGGGATGGGGAATGGGAAATTCTCCTGGGTTCCTCTGCTACAGACGGGATAATTCCCCTGTCTATAAGCTGTTTTTGTGTCCCTTCAGGATCGCGGATTTCAATTGGTTCGTTGAGAATATCGGTGATGCGTTCGACGGCGGTGAAACCAGATTGCAGGGAGGTGAATTTT
This Coleofasciculus sp. FACHB-T130 DNA region includes the following protein-coding sequences:
- a CDS encoding RNA-guided endonuclease TnpB family protein, whose translation is MLHKAVLVRLYPTKEQEILLAQTFGCSRWWWNYALNKSIETYKETGKGLGRAALNAFLPTLKKAEDTAWLAECYSQVLQAATLNLTTAYKNFFEKRAGFPQFKFKHGKQSVQYPQNVKIVDSNIKLPGNIGIVKAKIHRQIEGRIKTVTVSKTPSGKYFASILTEVAGEKPPTAEGKIYGVDLGLKHFAIVTDGEKVSKYDNPKHLAKHEKNLKCKQQKLARKRKGSNSRHKYRKVVAKVYERITNSRQDFLHKLSHKLVSDSQAIIVEDLHVKGMVRNHKLAKAISDVGWGTFTNFLAYKLERKGGKLIEIDRWFPSSKLCSNCFNQIGEMSLEVREWTCPHCNTHHDRDGNAAINIRAEGIRMLKAEGSAVSAVGGEIRPRLGRKSKLRHSPVITEAHADLEFQVSVGSSRA